ACGTGCTCCTGGGCCCCAACGGAAGCGGCAAGACCACGCTGCTCAACGCGATCGTCGGGATACCCGGCTACGAGGTCGTGGGTGGCAGCATCGCGCTTCGCGGCGTCGACCTCCTCCCGCTCACGATCGACGAGCGGGCGCGACTGGGTGTCGGCATCGCGTTCCAGCGTTCGCCCGCCGTTCGCGGCGTACGGCTGCGCCAGGTCATGGAGGTCGCCTCGGGCGGCGAGCTCGACGCCGGGCGCTTGGCCGAGATCGCTGACCAGCTTGAGCTTGGCGAGATGCTTGAGCGCGACGTCAACCTGGGATTCTCGGGGGGAGAGGCGAAGCGTTCGGAGATGGGGCAGCTGCTCGCCCAAGAGCCCGAGCTCGCGCTCTTCGACGAGCCGGAATCCGGCGTCGACCTCGACAACATCGCCGTGGTCGGCGGCGCCATTCAGCGGCTGCTCCGAGGTTCGGCCGCCCGCGACCGCAAACGCGCGGGGCTGATCATCACGCACACCGGCAACATCCTGCGCTACGTCAACGCCGACGTCGGTCACGTGCTGTACGAGGGCCGGATCGCGTGCAGCGGCAACCCGCTCGACCTTATCGGCGACATCACGCGTGAGGGCTACGAGCGATGCGTGGAGTGTGCGGCATGCAGACGGTAGAGACACCGATCCGGATCAGCGGAGCGTCGCAGGCCACCCTCGCGCGACTCGCTGAGGTGCGCGCGCTCGCCGAGGCCGCGATCGACAAGCCCGCTGCGCTCGGCCCCGACGTCGATATCGCGCGTTTCCGCACGGTCTCGGAGCGGCAGCAGGTCGAGAAGCTCACCTCGCTCGAAAGACAGGTGCGCGAGACTGCGCTCATGAGCGGCTTCGTGACCGACGAGGCAGAGCGGTCCGGGTCGTACTTCCAGATGGACCGCAGCGCCATCTACGCGCGCGTGTCCACCGCCTTTGGAGACGCCGTGGAGATCATGGGCACCGACGAGGCGCTCATGCGCGAGCCGAACGAGATGGTCGAACGGTACTGGTGGCGCGCGGTCGCCCCAGACAAGGACAAGTACACAGCGCTCGTCGCGCTACACCAGACCGAGGGGTACTTCATCCGCGTCGGAGCCGGGCAGAGCGTGGAGAAGCCGATCCAGGCGTGCCTGTTCGTGAGCGAGAGCGACGTCAGCCAGAACCTCCACAACATCATCGTGCTCGAGGACGGGGCCGAGGCCAACGTCATCACCGGGTGCAACATCCAGCCGGGCGTGCGCGAGGGGCTGCACGCAGGAATCAGCGAGTTCTACATCGGCAAGGGCGCCAGACTCACCTTCACGATGGTCCACAGCTGGGACAAGCAGTTCAGCGTGCGCCCTCGCACCACCGCCGTCGTCGATGACGACGGGGTGTTCGCCAGCAACTACGTCCTCCTCAGGCCCGTGAGCTCCCTGCAGGCCTTCCCGGTCGCGCAGCTGATCGGTGAGCGCTCGCGCGCGCTGCTCACGACCATCGTCTGCGGCCTCGAGGACTCCGTCATCGACCTCGGCACAGAGACGCAGCTGCTGGGCGCGGGCTCGAGTTCGGAGGCGGTGGCTCGCGTGGTCTCGCGTGACAGCTCGAAGGTCTACTCGAGAGGGCGCCTCGTGGCCCGCACGAGCGAGTGCCGCGCGCATCTCGACTGCCGCGGCATCGTGCAGTCCGAGCGCTCGACCCAGTGGGCGATCCCAGACCTGCAAAGCGAAGGGGCGCCGGGCGCGGAGCTTTCACATGAGGCTGCGATCTCCCCCATCGCCGCCGAGGAGGTCTACTACCTCATGAGCCGGGGAGTCCCCGAAGCCGAAGCCATCTCGATGATCACGCGCGG
This DNA window, taken from Actinomycetota bacterium, encodes the following:
- a CDS encoding ABC transporter ATP-binding protein, coding for MAIAATPTLRIEGLRVRIGERTVLEDIDLTIAEGETHVLLGPNGSGKTTLLNAIVGIPGYEVVGGSIALRGVDLLPLTIDERARLGVGIAFQRSPAVRGVRLRQVMEVASGGELDAGRLAEIADQLELGEMLERDVNLGFSGGEAKRSEMGQLLAQEPELALFDEPESGVDLDNIAVVGGAIQRLLRGSAARDRKRAGLIITHTGNILRYVNADVGHVLYEGRIACSGNPLDLIGDITREGYERCVECAACRR
- a CDS encoding SufD family Fe-S cluster assembly protein; this encodes MQTVETPIRISGASQATLARLAEVRALAEAAIDKPAALGPDVDIARFRTVSERQQVEKLTSLERQVRETALMSGFVTDEAERSGSYFQMDRSAIYARVSTAFGDAVEIMGTDEALMREPNEMVERYWWRAVAPDKDKYTALVALHQTEGYFIRVGAGQSVEKPIQACLFVSESDVSQNLHNIIVLEDGAEANVITGCNIQPGVREGLHAGISEFYIGKGARLTFTMVHSWDKQFSVRPRTTAVVDDDGVFASNYVLLRPVSSLQAFPVAQLIGERSRALLTTIVCGLEDSVIDLGTETQLLGAGSSSEAVARVVSRDSSKVYSRGRLVARTSECRAHLDCRGIVQSERSTQWAIPDLQSEGAPGAELSHEAAISPIAAEEVYYLMSRGVPEAEAISMITRGFLDLEIPGLPPALRKRIDEAIAETSRESM